A window of Bufo gargarizans isolate SCDJY-AF-19 chromosome 9, ASM1485885v1, whole genome shotgun sequence contains these coding sequences:
- the SLC10A3 gene encoding P3 protein — MQYSLFLMFGYFLSISTSKPVNETKPLTDHQWSAGKHLTLNIPGAPSSVSLSPSPPGYLQIGDGCCLQFDFPEHSKGVIVISVGSATLASELSVHSLDTSVLKVLNVSRAPEGLPDKFLAHIWSGMPGTAPLHLRLKLLESVLEERDDFSIHVVANPESQENGGFSASHFSESPLLYALLPLLFINKCAFGCKVDLEILKSLIKRPYPVLLGIVGQFVLMPLYAYLLSLVFGLSQPLALGLVVTCSSPGGGGGYLYSLLLGGDITVAISMTLVSTLAAVGLMPLSSSLYGRFLGVHQTLHIPFLKIFATLLFIAVPISTGMVIKWRFPQVSKLLLLVIKPFSVVLMVGGLFMAYQMGSSLLSKVLPILVVAGVTVPLVGLVTGYLLAYLLRLPIAQRRTVSIEVGVQNSLLALAVLQLSFPRAEADLSSQAPFLVALSGTSEMLLLVLLHFAYRKLKDNT, encoded by the coding sequence ATGCAGTATTCCCTGTTTCTGATGTTTGGTTACTTCCTGTCCATCTCCACGTCCAAGCCTGTGAATGAGACTAAACCATTAACAGATCATCAGTGGAGCGCCGGCAAGCACTTGACCTTAAACATACCTGGCGCTCCCTCCTCCGTGTCCTTATCGCCCTCTCCGCCAGGTTATCTTCAGATTGGAGATGGGTGTTGCCTACAGTTTGACTTTCCAGAACATAGTAAAGGTGTGATTGTGATCAGTGTGGGATCTGCCACCCTCGCCTCCGAGCTCAGCGTACATTCCCTGGACACGTCGGTCCTAAAGGTCCTTAACGTGAGTCGTGCCCCCGAGGGTTTGCCGGATAAGTTCCTGGCTCATATCTGGTCAGGGATGCCTGGAACTGCTCCCCTCCACCTGAGACTGAAGCTTCTTGAATCTGTACTTGAAGAACGAGATGACTTCTCCATCCATGTGGTTGCCAATCCCGAATCTCAGGAAAATGGAGGGTTTTCCGCCAGTCACTTCTCCGAAAGCCCTCTCCTCTACGCACTTCTGCCCCTTCTCTTCATCAACAAATGTGCCTTTGGATGTAAAGTGGACCTTGAGATCCTGAAAAGCCTAATCAAGCGCCCCTACCCTGTCCTACTCGGCATTGTGGGTCAATTTGTTCTGATGCCTCTTTATGCCTATCTCCTCTCCTTGGTCTTTGGACTCTCTCAGCCCTTGGCCTTAGGACTGGTGGtgacctgctcctctcctggcgGTGGCGGCGGGTACTTGTACAGTCTCCTGCTGGGTGGAGACATTACTGTGGCAATATCAATGACATTGGTGTCCACCTTGGCGGCCGTGGGCTTGATGCCGCTTTCCTCCTCCCTCTATGGACGATTCTTGGGAGTCCACCAGACGTTGCACATTCCTTTTCTAAAGATTTTCGCCACGTTGCTCTTCATAGCTGTGCCAATTTCGACAGGAATGGTGATAAAATGGCGTTTTCCTCAAGTGTCCAAGCTTCTTCTCCTAGTGATAAAGCCTTTTAGTGTTGTGCTGATGGTAGGAGGTCTGTTCATGGCCTATCAGATGGGCTCCTCCCTGCTAAGTAAAGTGCTCCCCATACTGGTTGTAGCGGGGGTCACTGTGCCGTTGGTAGGACTTGTGACCGGATACTTACTGGCATACTTGTTGCGTCTACCCATTGCCCAGCGTCGGACAGTCAGCATTGAGGTCGGGGTGCAGAACAGTCTTCTAGCCCTGGCTGTTCTTCAGCTTTCGTTTCCCCGGGCTGAGGCAGACCTCTCTTCTCAGGCACCTTTCTTGGTGGCCCTAAGTGGCACCTCAGAAATGTTACTACTGGTTCTCTTACACTTTGCCTACAGAAAGCTAAAGGACAATACCTGA